The Rhabdothermincola salaria genome segment GCAGGCCGCGAAGCGGTCGAGGATGGCGTGGAGGTACTCACGGGTGGCCGGGTGCCCGACGTCGACGTCGACCTGCTCGGACGTGAAGGTCGTCCAGACCAGGCGACGCTCGCCGGCGACCCCCTTGACCGAGAAGCTCATGCCCGGGCGGGGCCGGTAGGTGGCCAGCAGGTCGGCCTCGGTGGCCCCCTCGGGGTACACCGACTCGTACGTCAGGAACATGCCGTCGTAGGGCGACGACTCCCCCCGGGCGGCCCAGTCGAGGAACTGGGGGGAGCGGGCCGACACGTGGTTGACGATCAGGTCGGCCACCAGCTCACGGTCGGCACCGAGGGCGGCCACGTCGTCCCAGGTGCCCAGACGGGCATCGACCGTGGTGTGGTCGATCGGGTCGAACCCGGCGTCGGCCCCGTCGATCGGGTGGAAGAAGGGCAGGACGTGCACACCCCCGAACGCGCCCGCCAGCGGCCCGTCGAGCAACGACCCCAGCCCGGCGAGGTCCCCACCGAAGCGGTCCGCATAGGCGATCAGCTGTGGTTCGTTCCGCATCTCGTCGGCGACGCTACCGCCGGGCGCGCCGCCTCGGAGGGCTCGACCGGGTGCGGGGGGGAGGGGAACATGATGCACGGCCCGCTGGGTAGCAGCCGTTCGTAGCGGACCACCAGGAGGACCCGGCATGCGGGAACCGACGTCCCGGCGCGAGCGCTCCTCGCCGTCGGCGACATCGTGGGTGGCAACACCTTCGACATCTTGTTCGTCGCCGTCGCCGACGTCCTCTACCGCGGCGGCAGCGTGTACCACGCCATCGACGCCCAGACCGCCTTCCTGCTGGCGCTGACCGTGCTGCTCACCGCCGTCCTCGGGGCCGGCCTGGTCCATCGGGGCAAGCGCGGCATCGGCTTCGAAGGCATCGGCATCCTCGTGCTGTACGCCCTCGGCGTGGTGAGCCTGCTGCTGCGGTGACGCCACGCCTACCCTGACCCCCAGCGGACAGCGGATCTCGGGGGCAGCCATGGACGACAGCAGGGGTGGGGGACCGGCGACGCAGCGTCTGGACCTGATCGATCCGGGTCTCTACCTCGACGGTGTGCCCCGGGACTACCTCCGATGGTTGCGCGACCACGAACCGGTCGCCTGGCACGACGAGGTCGACGGGCCCGGGTACTGGGTGCTCAGCCGGTACGACGATGTGGTGGACGCCAACCGGGACTGGCGTCGCTATTCCAACGCGGCCAAGGGCTCGTCCATCGAGGAGGCCCGCAGCGACGACGAGTTGGCGCTGCGCCGACTCATCTTCGTGAACCAGGACCCACCCGAGCACACGCGGTACCGCAAGCTGGTGAGTTCGGCGTTCACGCCCGGGCACGTCCGGCGGCTCACCCCGCTCATCGAGGCGACGTGTGCCCGGCTCGTCGACGAGCTGTGCGACGGTCGACCCCACGACTTCGTCGCGACTGCCGAGGCGCTCTCGTTCCAGATGGTCGCCACCCTCTTCGGGGTGCCCGAGGCCGACTGGCCCTCGTTGCTGGAGATCACCCGGGCACTCGCCGACTTCCAGGACCCGGAGGTGAACCCGGACCTGGCCCCCCGTCCCGAGGTCCAGCAGGCCATGTTCGCCTACGCGGCCGACCTGATCGCCAGGGTCCGGTCCGACCCGGAGGCGCACACGGGGGTCGTCGTCGATCTGGTGAACGCCGAGATCGAGGAGGACGGCGAGCGCCACCGCCTCGACGACCTGGGCCTGGCGGCGTTCTTCCCGGCGGTGCTGGTCGGGGGTCTCAGCACCACAGCTCATGTCATGACCGAGGCGGTCAACAGCTGGATCGAGGACCCGTCCCTCTTCGACGAGTGGGCCGGCGCCGACTGTCCCGCCTCCGTCGTGGAGGAGCTCCTGCGATGGCGGGGGCCGGTGATGTCGTTCCGCCGGACCGCCACCGAGGACCACGAGCGCCACGGACGCACGATCCGCGCCGGTGACAAGGTGCTGTTGTCATACGCGTCGGCCAACCGCGACGAACGCCGCTTCGATGACCCGGACCGCTTCGACGGCCACCGGAACCCCAACGACCACGTGGCCTTCGGAGGCGGTGGCCCTCACTTCTGCATCGGCGCCCAGCTGGCCCGCCTCGACCTGCGCCTGGTCCTCGGAGAGCTGTTTCGCACCGTGGACCACTTCGAAGCGGCAGGCGAGCCGGTCCGTCTCCGTTCGAACCAGTTCGCCGGGTGGCTGCACTACCCGGTGGTGGCGGTCGCCCGCTGAGCGTGGGCCCCCGAGCGTGTGCTCGCCCAACGGTTCGCGCCCAGGCTGGCCAGGGCGGAACCGCCCGCCCCACCATGCGGGGAAACTATTGACATCGAGCGTGCCAACTGTTTAGCGTCCGCCCTGCTGTTCGGCAGGACAGGCGTGGGCGACAGGTGAGGAGAGGTTGTGCGATCAAGAGCGCTGGCTGCGGTGTTCGGAGTGGTCCTGCTCGTGGTGCCGGTGGCCTCCGTCCCCATCCGCTCCGCTGATGCGTCGGCGGACACGGTCAGTGCGGACCCCACCGAAGAGCCTGCGACGAAGACGGTCCGTCGCTCATCGACACTGGCCACCACCGATCAACCGATGTGGGGCGGTGCCTCCGTGCCGACGCGGACGATCGAGTGGTTCGACCTGGAATGGGACGAGAGCGAGGGGTTCGGCGGCACCACGCGGGAATGCGTGGGAGTCGACGGCATCGGGCGGGAGTGCGGCCGCTTCGGGCTGGAGGTCGACGCGTCGGTGCAGGGCGAGATGGGCATGGGCCTCGAGCTCGGGAGCTTCGGCGCGGAGGGCACCATCGACGTCACGTACCCGGTGACCGTCGAGTTCACGGCTCCCGCCGACAACTCCTTCGACCCGGGCGACACCGTGGAGATCGCGACGGCGATGACCGTCGACGAGGACGACGCGCGCATCAGCGGCCAGTTCCCGGACCTCGGCAGCATCGCCTGGACCGGGGACTTCCAGGCGAGCGCCGCGGCCGATGCCCGTCTGTGCTTCATCGATTGCGACAACCGCGAGCTGTTCGAGCTCCAAGGCGGTGACGGCGGCCACATCGTGCGACTGGAGGGCGACCAGCTGCGGGTCGGATGTTTCGACACCCTCCTCGGCGTCGCCACCATGATCACGCTGGGCATGGACCAGTACGACAGCGGTCGCTGCGACGGCGCGCCGTACCTGATGAACCCGACCGTCGACCTGACCACCCAGCTCGGCGCCGACGGGACGCTGTCCGCCAGCGGCACCGATCTGTACGCAGTGATCCCGGTGAGCGGGGTCACCTGGGCCTTCCGCGGGGTGGGCGCCCCGCTCTGGGCGGTACCCAACCTGAACACCGTCAGCTATCGCGGCGCGAGCATCGGCTGGACCACCTTCAACGCCATCGTCACGGCGTTGGAGACCATGCGCCAGGACCTCGTCCTCGACCCCGACGTCGAGGTCACCCTGACCTGGGGGGACCAGCTCGACTACGAGGTCGTCGCGCCCGAGACCGGCGACGTCCTCGAGCAGGGCACGGGCACGTCGGCCACGCTCGCCGTCGGCGACACGCTGAGGTTGGTCACCCCTCAGGTCGGCAGCAAGGTGCTCTCGCTCCATCCGACGGTGGCGATGGCGTCGGCGAGCATGTCGAACCACACGCACAGCGTCACCTCCGGCAACATGGAGCTCAAGGCGCTGTCGTTCACGCTCGGGACCGATCGGCGGCGGGTGTGCTTCGCCGGCGAGTGCTTGACGCTGTGGCCGGGCACCAGCACCAATGTGGGTCCCGTCTACCAGCAGGGCTTCCCGTTGGGCTCGGGCGGCCCCACCACGCTGTTCGACGGATCGTTCCAGCTCGATGGCTTCGCCTCCATCGAGGTCGAACCGTTCGACCTGGTACCCCGGCCGGTCATCGAGATCCGCAAGGCCGTGGTGCCGAGCATCGCCCCCGGCGTCTTCGATCTCCAGATCGACGGTGAGACGCTGGCCGCCGACGTCGGCGACGGCGGCACCACGGGTCGTCACGTGGTCGACCCCGGCACACGCCTGATCGGCGAGGTCGAGGGCAGCGACGCCGACCTGCGCTACTACGAGATCTCGATCACCTGCCGTGACCACGACACCGGTGCCATCCACACGGCGAGCGCCGGCCACGCCCTCGGTGCCGGTTCCAGCACGAGCCTGGACCTCAGCGGTGGTGAGGACCTGATCTGCACGGTCCAGAACCGGTTGCCGGTGCCGGCCGAATGCGACTCGATGACGTTCGACAACGTCATCCTCGGCACACCTGGCGCAGCCACCGCTGATCGCCTCATCGGCACAAGAGACCGCGACCTCATCGTCGGCTACGACGGCGATGACCTCCTCATCGGGGGCGCGGGCGACGATTGCCTCGCCGGCGTCAGCGGCAACAACATCATCAACGGTGGGGGAGGGAACGACGTCATCGACGGCGGCACCGGTTCGAGCATCTGCACCGCAGGCGTCGTCATGCGCAACTGCGTGGTCACCGGAGGACCCCAGCAGGACCGGAGCGGGCCGCAAGAGTAGGCCTCCCTGTAGCGTCGGGTTCGTCCCGTCCGGCCACCGAGCGACCTGACGCCGATGTCGACCACTCCAACGGGCCCGATCCCGTCAGATGAGGAACCGGCATCCGTCGACGGTCGTCGGGCGCGTCGGGCGGCGAACCGCCGAGCCGTCGTGGACGCCATGATGTCGCTGTACTCCGACGGCCAGTACACCCCCACCGCAGCCGCGATCGCCGAGCGGGCCGGGGTCTCGGTGCGCTCGCTGTTTCGATACTTCGACGACGTCGAGGACCTGGCCGCGGCCGTCATCGAACGGCAAGCGTCGCTCGTGTACCCCTTGCTCGCCGTCGACGTCGCGGCCGACGATCCCGTCGAGGTCCGGGTCGCCCAGCTCGTGGACGGCCGGGTACGCCAGTACGAGCTGCTGGCGCCGGCCGCCCGGGCTGCCCGTGCCGTGGCCCACCGCCGACCCCTGGTGGCGGCCAAGCTCGCCGAGATCAACGCCGCACGACGTGAGCAGATCCGCACACTGTTCTCCGAAGAGCTCGAGGCGATGGGCCCGCACGACGCCCGTCGGGTGCTCGGCGCAGCCGACGTTCTCTGCTCGTTCGAGACCTATCACCTCCTTCGCGAGGAGCATGGCCTCGAACCAGACGTGCTGGTGGCTGACCTCGCCCGCACGCTGCTCGTCCTGTTGCGCCGGGACCGCGACTGATCCGACTTCACTCCCCGCCCGCCGGTGGTCGGCTGGGAGGTCGCTCAGCTCGGGTCGTTGTAGGGGGCGGCGACCTCGTCCACCAGCAGGGCGGCGGTGCACGTGCCCACGAACCCGTCGCGGTCGAACAGGTCGGCGCGGGAGAGACCGATGCCGTCGGTGCCGTACCAGGAGCGGGTGGCCACCCCGGTCCACTCGCCCCGCGGCGCGCGGGCCAGGCTGATGGTCAGATCGGCGTTGATGGCCGACCAACGGGCGAGATCGAGGTGGTTGGCGCTGTTGGCGGTGAAGTCCGATGCCCAGGCCAGGCGCACCGTCGGTGAGGCCTCCTCCCCGGCGATCACCGGTCGGGTGGCGCGGTACCAACTGGTGCCCGGGCTCCGGTCGCCGGCCTCTCTCACCTCGAGCGCACCGGTGAAGCCGTTGCGGCCCTCGAACTGCACCCGCTGGGGTCGCACCGCCCCGAACGGCGGAGCGGTGATGGGGGCCTGGTCCGGGTCACTCCAGGTGTCGGGACCGGGGCCGGTGCGAAAGCGCAGCGCGGTGGCCCGGGCCACCTCGGCTCCGTCGGCGGTGATGGTGGCCACCACGATCTGGAGGCGCTTGCCCTCGCGCACGATCTCGGTGCCGACGCCGAGGCGACCGAGGGGCACCGGACGGTGCATGTCGACGGTGAGGCGGGCGATGCGCATAGGAACCAGCGTCGGGACCCGCTCGACCGCCCACGTGAGCAGGGCGGCGGGTGTGCCGCCGTACTGGGCGTTGGGGTCCCACGGACCCTGGGTGAGCACGGTGGCGACGACTGCGTCGTCGCCGTCGGGGATGAACATGGCCTCCACCCCGCCTTCCTACTCGTCGGCCCGGGCACCCCGCCATGTGGCGTGGCGAGCGACGTCGACGACCCCGGACGACCACCCCGTGAGCGGCGCCCCGCCACTCCGTTGGGACACCTCAGCGGGGACGGCAGATGGCAGGGTCACGGTCGTCCGCAGCGCGCAGACCGTGCGAGGCCTGTCGCGCCCCGCTCGGCCTCGACCAGCTCAGATGGTGAAGGCCAGGTTGGTGGCCAGTCGCCGGGCCAGCTCGTCGTCACCCGACAGCACGATCTCTCGGCCCACGTGGGGACCGGCGTCACGGCGACCGGCGGTGAGCCGGAGGAAGAGCGGCGATGGCATCGTCAGCCCCACGGTCGCCTCGCCGTCGAAGCCGTCGACGAGGCGAGCCCGGTCGGTGACCTCCACCGAGTAGGTGCGAGCGGCGGGCCCGGTGAGCTCGATCCGCACCCGCTGGCCCTCGGGGATCCCCGCCCGGCGGCCGACCACGAAGCCGAGGGCGGTGGCCGTCTCGTCGAGGCAGGAGGCGACCGCAGCAGGGTCATCCCTGTCCGCTGCGCCCACCGCCTCGCGGGTGTCGTGCTCGTGGGTGAAGCTGTCGTAGTGGCGGATGCGCATGAACCGCCCGTAGGTCTCGTCGGGGCCGGCCGGCGTCCACGAGGGAGCGTCGAAGTCGGCCTGGGTCATTCCCTTCAGGGTCTCGAGCCGCTGGGCGGTCGCCCGCCGGAACACGTCGAGGACCTCACCGCCCGACAGGGCCCGCATCGACGCCACCCACCGCTCGTTCATCCCCCCGATCTCGTTGCGGACGTGCGCCACGCCGCCCACATCGACCTCGGGCACCGCTTCACCGGACAGGCTGAGCTCGGTGGCGGCGATGTGGGCCAACTGGTCGCGCACCGTCCACCCCGGGCAGCACGTGGGCCGGTCGTAGTCGACGTCGTCGAGGCCCGTGTAGAGCTCGTCGATGGCGGCCCAGGTGCTCTCGAGCAGGGCGACGATGGCGTCGTGGTCGACGATGGTGGGCATCAGGGCGTCTCGTTTCGGATGGTGACCCAGTCACGGGCCTCGAGGTAGGGACGGAAGGCGGCGCCGATGGCGGCGATGTCGTCGGGCCCCTTGGGGCGCTGCAACTCGTACACGTGGGGGAACTCGATCCAGGCGGTCACGCTGTGCCAGAGGCGTACCGCCGCGTCGCCCGTAGGCGGGTCGATCAGCACCGGACCGAACAGGGCCTGGTCCCTGCCGAACACGAGGGTGGGCACCCCCCACCCTCCGAGGGCCACGACGGCCTCGTGCTCGCGACGCACCTCGTCACCGGTCGTGGGGTCCGCGATCGCGGCGGCCACCCACGAGGGGTCGAGGCCCATCTCGGTGAGCAGCGCCTCGGCCACCTCGGGCCGGTGGGGCTTGCGGCCCTCGACGTGCAGTGCCCGGCCGGCGGTGGCGTACCAGCGGTCGAGCAGGTCGGGATCGATGCGGCGCAGGTGGGCGCCGATGCGCATCATCGACCACCCGTAGGACCACGGCCGCTCCCACGGGTGCTTCTTGCCCTCGACCCGGTTGACCTCCTCCAGGCTGAAGAACCGCCAGCGGACCTCGACCCCCGCCCGGTCGCGCACCTCGCGCATCCAGAGCGACGTCTGGTAGGCGTACGGGCACATCACGTCGAAGTGGAAGTCGACCGACGTGGGGGCGGCGGGTTCGGGCTCGGAGTCGGCCACCGCGCGACCGTACCGCCCTGCCGTCCGACGAGCAGCGGGCATCCGGGTGGTGGACACCGGGTGCCGCCGCGACCAGCTGCGACCGGTGCGCCGTGGTGGCCCGGGCTCGGTGGGTCAGGTCGATGGACCACGCCAGGTCGGGGTAGGTCTGCACCATGGACGATCCAAGCGACGACGAGACGGCTCGCGACCTCGACCGGGTGGTCGAGAGGTCCCACCTGCTCCCCGAGGAGGAGCGCGCCGGCAGCGACGACCCCGAGGCGCAGGCGGCGGCGATCCTGGCCGAGGGCGACGAGCGAACAGAGGACCGAGACGCCGCCCCGGGCACGCGGGTCGAGCACCGCACCTCCGAGGAGACGACCCCACCCCCGGACTGACGCCCTGGCCGATCCGGACCGATGTCACAGGCCTCCGGGGGGTGGGGCGACCCGTGACCGGGTAGACGCAGATCGAGGAGATGTTCCTCGGCGCTTCGTCGCGATGGCGCAGGAGGTGGCCCGATGCGCGAGACCGTGAGTTTCGGCCGGCTCGCCGGCATCCGTGTGGGGGCCAACTGGAGCGTCTTGATCATCGGGTGGATCCTGGCCTTCGGTCTGGCGGCGGGGGTGCTCCCCGAGGCGGCGCCGGGTCACGCCACCGGGCTCTACTGGGTGGCCGGACTCCTGGCCACGGCCGTGTTCCTGGGCTCGCTGCTGGCCCACGAGATGGCCCACGCCCTCGTGGCCCGAGCCAAGGGCCTCCCCGTGGAGGGCATCACCCTGTGGGCGCTCGGCGGCGTGTCGAAGCTGGGGGGCGACGCCTCCCGCGCTCGCGACGAGCTACGCATCGCCATCGCCGGCCCGGCCACCAGCCTGGTGCTCGGCGTCGCCTTCTTCGCCACCGCCGCCGGCCTGGCCGCGCTGGGCGCCGGCGACCTGGTGGTCACCACCGTCGTGTGGCTGGCCACCATCAACGTCGTGCTGGGGTTGTTCAACCTGGCCCCGGCGTTCCCCCTCGACGGCGGGAGGGTGGTGCGGGCCCTGCTCTGGGCCCGCCACGGCGACCGGCTCCAGGCCACCCGCTCGGCGGCGGCGGTGGGTCGGGCCTTCGGTTTCGGCCTCGTCGGGCTCGGGGTCATGGTCGTGTTCCTCGGCGCGGTGTTCCAAGGGGTCTGGTTCATGCTCCTCGGGTGGTTCGTGGTGAGCATGGGGCAGGCGGAGGCCACCGGGGTGGAACAACGCCGGCTGCTCGAGGACGTGACCGTGGACGAGGTCATGTCCGCGCCGGTGGCGTGCGTACCGGCGGACCTCACGGTCGACCGCCTGGTGGACGAGCACGTGCTGACCCACCGCTGGTCGGCCTATCCCGTCGTCGACGACGACGACCGCCTGCTCGGACTGGCCACCCTCGACACCGTGCGTCGTGTCCCGGCCGAGGAGCGGAGCAGCACGCGGGTCCTCGATGCCGGCTTCCCCGCCGCAGAGGTGCCCCAGGCCCCTCCGGGCGCATCCCTCGCCGACCAGCTGGCCACGCTGTCGGCCTCCCCGGTGGGCCGACTGGTGGTCGTGGACCAGGGCCGCGTGGTCGGGCTGGTGTCACGCACCGACGTGGTGTCGTGCCTGCAGCGCCGCTCGCTCATGTCGAGCTGACAGCCCATCCCCGTCCCTGACGGGCTGTCGACGTCGGTCGGGACCGCTCCGAGCCGTCGCTGGTTAGGGTGGCCGGGCCGGGTCTCACCGCACGACACGGCGGATCGGTGATCGTGGACCTCCTCCTGCTGTCGAACTCCACGAACCACGGCGGGCAGATGTACGCCCACGCGGCAGAGGCGATGCGTGCCCTGGTGCGCGACCGCGCCGTCACCTTCGTCCCCTTCGCTCTCGCCGACTGGGACGACTACGCCTCGAGGGCACTCGGCGCGCTGCGGTCGATGGGACTGCGGGCCGACTCGGCCCATCGTGCCGAGGACCCGGCCCGGGCCATCCTCGACGCGGACGTGGTGATGATGGGAGGCGGCAACTCCTTCCGCCTGCTCGACACGCTGTACGGCCTGGGCGTCGTCGACGCCCTGGCGGACCGGGTCCGCCGCGGTGCCGCCGGGTACATGGGCGCCTCCGCCGGGACCAACGTCGCCGCCCCCACGATCGCCACGACCAACGACATGCCCATCTGCCAGCCCCCGTCGTTCACCGCCCTGGGCCTGCTGCCGTTCCAGATCAACCTGCACTACGTCGACCCGGACCCCGAGTCGACGTTCATGGGCGAGACCCGCGACGAGCGCATCGAGGAGTTCCTCGAGGAGAACGACTGCCCGGTGCTGGCCATGTACGAGGGGTCCTGGCTCCGGGTGGCCGGCGACGGGGCCTGGGTCGAGGGGCCCGCCAGGTTGTTCCGGCGCCAGGGGTGCGACCACTTCGCCGATGGCCTCGACGTCTCGCACCTGCTCGATCTGACGCCCGTCTTCGGTGGCGGACGGCGGCCATGGGCCGATCCTGCGGTATCGTGAGCCGTCCAACCGACTCATTTGGGACCTCTCGCTGACACCCGGCCACACCGCCGGACCCG includes the following:
- a CDS encoding cytochrome P450, producing the protein MDDSRGGGPATQRLDLIDPGLYLDGVPRDYLRWLRDHEPVAWHDEVDGPGYWVLSRYDDVVDANRDWRRYSNAAKGSSIEEARSDDELALRRLIFVNQDPPEHTRYRKLVSSAFTPGHVRRLTPLIEATCARLVDELCDGRPHDFVATAEALSFQMVATLFGVPEADWPSLLEITRALADFQDPEVNPDLAPRPEVQQAMFAYAADLIARVRSDPEAHTGVVVDLVNAEIEEDGERHRLDDLGLAAFFPAVLVGGLSTTAHVMTEAVNSWIEDPSLFDEWAGADCPASVVEELLRWRGPVMSFRRTATEDHERHGRTIRAGDKVLLSYASANRDERRFDDPDRFDGHRNPNDHVAFGGGGPHFCIGAQLARLDLRLVLGELFRTVDHFEAAGEPVRLRSNQFAGWLHYPVVAVAR
- a CDS encoding TetR/AcrR family transcriptional regulator, with the protein product MMSLYSDGQYTPTAAAIAERAGVSVRSLFRYFDDVEDLAAAVIERQASLVYPLLAVDVAADDPVEVRVAQLVDGRVRQYELLAPAARAARAVAHRRPLVAAKLAEINAARREQIRTLFSEELEAMGPHDARRVLGAADVLCSFETYHLLREEHGLEPDVLVADLARTLLVLLRRDRD
- a CDS encoding thioesterase family protein yields the protein MFIPDGDDAVVATVLTQGPWDPNAQYGGTPAALLTWAVERVPTLVPMRIARLTVDMHRPVPLGRLGVGTEIVREGKRLQIVVATITADGAEVARATALRFRTGPGPDTWSDPDQAPITAPPFGAVRPQRVQFEGRNGFTGALEVREAGDRSPGTSWYRATRPVIAGEEASPTVRLAWASDFTANSANHLDLARWSAINADLTISLARAPRGEWTGVATRSWYGTDGIGLSRADLFDRDGFVGTCTAALLVDEVAAPYNDPS
- a CDS encoding maleylpyruvate isomerase family mycothiol-dependent enzyme gives rise to the protein MPTIVDHDAIVALLESTWAAIDELYTGLDDVDYDRPTCCPGWTVRDQLAHIAATELSLSGEAVPEVDVGGVAHVRNEIGGMNERWVASMRALSGGEVLDVFRRATAQRLETLKGMTQADFDAPSWTPAGPDETYGRFMRIRHYDSFTHEHDTREAVGAADRDDPAAVASCLDETATALGFVVGRRAGIPEGQRVRIELTGPAARTYSVEVTDRARLVDGFDGEATVGLTMPSPLFLRLTAGRRDAGPHVGREIVLSGDDELARRLATNLAFTI
- a CDS encoding DsbA family protein, encoding MADSEPEPAAPTSVDFHFDVMCPYAYQTSLWMREVRDRAGVEVRWRFFSLEEVNRVEGKKHPWERPWSYGWSMMRIGAHLRRIDPDLLDRWYATAGRALHVEGRKPHRPEVAEALLTEMGLDPSWVAAAIADPTTGDEVRREHEAVVALGGWGVPTLVFGRDQALFGPVLIDPPTGDAAVRLWHSVTAWIEFPHVYELQRPKGPDDIAAIGAAFRPYLEARDWVTIRNETP
- a CDS encoding site-2 protease family protein produces the protein MRETVSFGRLAGIRVGANWSVLIIGWILAFGLAAGVLPEAAPGHATGLYWVAGLLATAVFLGSLLAHEMAHALVARAKGLPVEGITLWALGGVSKLGGDASRARDELRIAIAGPATSLVLGVAFFATAAGLAALGAGDLVVTTVVWLATINVVLGLFNLAPAFPLDGGRVVRALLWARHGDRLQATRSAAAVGRAFGFGLVGLGVMVVFLGAVFQGVWFMLLGWFVVSMGQAEATGVEQRRLLEDVTVDEVMSAPVACVPADLTVDRLVDEHVLTHRWSAYPVVDDDDRLLGLATLDTVRRVPAEERSSTRVLDAGFPAAEVPQAPPGASLADQLATLSASPVGRLVVVDQGRVVGLVSRTDVVSCLQRRSLMSS
- the pepE gene encoding dipeptidase PepE is translated as MDLLLLSNSTNHGGQMYAHAAEAMRALVRDRAVTFVPFALADWDDYASRALGALRSMGLRADSAHRAEDPARAILDADVVMMGGGNSFRLLDTLYGLGVVDALADRVRRGAAGYMGASAGTNVAAPTIATTNDMPICQPPSFTALGLLPFQINLHYVDPDPESTFMGETRDERIEEFLEENDCPVLAMYEGSWLRVAGDGAWVEGPARLFRRQGCDHFADGLDVSHLLDLTPVFGGGRRPWADPAVS